From a region of the Zingiber officinale cultivar Zhangliang chromosome 10B, Zo_v1.1, whole genome shotgun sequence genome:
- the LOC122029002 gene encoding vegetative cell wall protein gp1-like produces the protein MSPPVPPVTYPAPPQPVPATAYPTPVPVVPVTPPVPPSTIPPSPITYIDPAVPPAVLAPTYATAPGVSTPAYPAIPLGEPTPVVPPVLATVPTHLIDIIVARAWIPTLAELMKSRFTLFRGETDPSMDQSWIETMERTFFHMACSKREKAELAAFHLRDEADFWWDI, from the coding sequence ATGTCACCGCCGGTACCACCTGTGACATACCCGGCACCACCACAACCTGTGCCTGCTACTGCATACCCGACACCCGTACCAGTAGTGCCAGTCACTCCTCCGGTACCACCATCTACCATACCTCCCTCCCCTATTACCTATAttgaccctgcagtgccaccagCGGTACTGGCCCCGACTTATGCAACAGCACCAGGGGTATCTACCCCGGCCTATCCAGCGATACCACTCGGAGAACCAACTCCAGTGGTACCGCCGGTTCTTGCAACAGTCCCTACTCACCTTATTGATATAATTGTGGCACGAGCTTGGATCCCAACTTTGGCAGAGTTGATGAAAAGTCGATTCACGCTATTCCGCGGGGAGACCGATCCGAGCATGGAtcagtcctggatagagactatggagcggactttcttccaTATGGCTTGCTCCAAGCGGGAGAAGGCAGagttggctgctttccatttacgggacgAGGCCGATTTTTGGTGGGATATATAG
- the LOC122030045 gene encoding NAC domain-containing protein 75-like isoform X3 yields MNASPISSVSSSSLIDAKIEEHRVLSASKLCPGCGHKIDPRPDWFGLPAGVKFDPTDQELIGHLEAKVKAEELRSHPLIDEFIPTIEGEDGICYTHPEKLPGVTKDGLSKHFFHRPSKAYTTGTRKRRKIINLQSDQEEHLQSQRGSGETRWHKTGKTRPVMVSGRQRGCKKILVLYTNFGKNRKPEKTNWVMHQYHLGEAEEEKEGELVVSKIFYQTQPRQCNFLISERSCNANSSKVVVESGSRSSKEVASKRDHVEHSVSGYSSGIEVVHMKPVEAFSFAPFRECFSETAKAPIGRSDHERGGELQLRDHQVVQASAAFHMTRPPPMNTISAINAQLSSLQGIAEDPYHMLLHAQKSQQQQQQQLPQRQQKVDSRSASCLEEVVMSCTSAGSKAEASIPEAQETEWQYPYCWPQDQDHHHV; encoded by the exons ATGAACGCAAGCCCCATAAGCTCAGTGAGCAGTTCCAGCCTCATCGACGCCAAGATCGAAGAGCATCGCGTACTGTCTGCATCCAAACTCTGCCCTGGCTGCGGCCACAAGATCGATCCAAGGCCG GACTGGTTTGGGCTACCTGCCGGAGTAAAGTTCGATCCGACAGATCAAGAATTGATAGGGCACCTGGAAGCGAAGGTTAAAGCAGAAGAACTAAGATCCCACCCTCTGATAGACGAGTTCATCCCCACAATTGAAGGCGAAGATGGCATCTGCTACACCCACCCTGAGAAGCTCCcag GGGTGACAAAGGATGGCCTGAGCAAGCACTTCTTCCACAGGCCCTCCAAGGCCTACACCACCGGCACGCGGAAGAGGCGGAAGATAATAAACCTGCAGAGTGATCAGGAGGAGCATCTCCAAAGCCAGAGAGGGTCAGGGGAGACCAGGTGGCACAAGACAGGCAAGACCAGGCCCGTGATGGTCAGCGGCAGGCAGAGAGGGTGCAAGAAGATCCTGGTTCTCTACACCAACTTCGGGAAGAACCGGAAGCCCGAGAAGACCAACTGGGTGATGCACCAGTACCACCTGGGGGAggcggaggaggagaaggaaggcgaGCTGGTGGTGTCCAAGATCTTTTACCAGACCCAGCCGAGGCAGTGCAACTTCTTGATTTCAGAGAGGAGTTGTAATGCAAACAGTAGTAAAGTAGTAGTGGAGAGTGGAAGTAGATCCTCCAAGGAGGTGGCGAGCAAAAGAGACCATGTCGAACATTCTGTCTCTGGATACAGTAGTGGCATTGAGGTGGTGCACATGAAGCCAGTTGAGGCCTTTAGCTTTGCTCCTTTTAGAGAATGTTTTTCTGAG ACCGCCAAGGCTCCAATTGGGAGATCTGATCATGAGCGCGGAGGAGAGCTACAGCTACGGGATCATCAGGTGGTGCAAGCCTCTGCAGCTTTCCACATGACAAGGCCTCCTCCTATGAATACCATCTCCGCCATTAATGCGCAGCTTTCCTCCTTGCAAGGCATTGCAGAAGACCCTTACCATATGCTTTTGCATGCCCAAAAGTCTCAG cagcaacaacaacaacaactaccGCAGAGACAACAGAAGGTGGATAGTAGATCTGCTTCTTGTTTGGAAGAAGTGGTTATGAGTTGCACCTCTGCCGGAAGTAAAGCA GAAGCATCAATTCCAGAGGCTCAAGAGACAGAATGGCAGTACCCATACTGCTGGCCACAAGACCAAGATCATCATCATGTCTAA
- the LOC122030045 gene encoding NAC domain-containing protein 75-like isoform X1, with product MNASPISSVSSSSLIDAKIEEHRVLSASKLCPGCGHKIDPRPDWFGLPAGVKFDPTDQELIGHLEAKVKAEELRSHPLIDEFIPTIEGEDGICYTHPEKLPGVTKDGLSKHFFHRPSKAYTTGTRKRRKIINLQSDQEEHLQSQRGSGETRWHKTGKTRPVMVSGRQRGCKKILVLYTNFGKNRKPEKTNWVMHQYHLGEAEEEKEGELVVSKIFYQTQPRQCNFLISERSCNANSSKVVVESGSRSSKEVASKRDHVEHSVSGYSSGIEVVHMKPVEAFSFAPFRECFSEVITHDDTAKAPIGRSDHERGGELQLRDHQVVQASAAFHMTRPPPMNTISAINAQLSSLQGIAEDPYHMLLHAQKSQQQQQQQLPQRQQKVDSRSASCLEEVVMSCTSAGSKAEASIPEAQETEWQYPYCWPQDQDHHHV from the exons ATGAACGCAAGCCCCATAAGCTCAGTGAGCAGTTCCAGCCTCATCGACGCCAAGATCGAAGAGCATCGCGTACTGTCTGCATCCAAACTCTGCCCTGGCTGCGGCCACAAGATCGATCCAAGGCCG GACTGGTTTGGGCTACCTGCCGGAGTAAAGTTCGATCCGACAGATCAAGAATTGATAGGGCACCTGGAAGCGAAGGTTAAAGCAGAAGAACTAAGATCCCACCCTCTGATAGACGAGTTCATCCCCACAATTGAAGGCGAAGATGGCATCTGCTACACCCACCCTGAGAAGCTCCcag GGGTGACAAAGGATGGCCTGAGCAAGCACTTCTTCCACAGGCCCTCCAAGGCCTACACCACCGGCACGCGGAAGAGGCGGAAGATAATAAACCTGCAGAGTGATCAGGAGGAGCATCTCCAAAGCCAGAGAGGGTCAGGGGAGACCAGGTGGCACAAGACAGGCAAGACCAGGCCCGTGATGGTCAGCGGCAGGCAGAGAGGGTGCAAGAAGATCCTGGTTCTCTACACCAACTTCGGGAAGAACCGGAAGCCCGAGAAGACCAACTGGGTGATGCACCAGTACCACCTGGGGGAggcggaggaggagaaggaaggcgaGCTGGTGGTGTCCAAGATCTTTTACCAGACCCAGCCGAGGCAGTGCAACTTCTTGATTTCAGAGAGGAGTTGTAATGCAAACAGTAGTAAAGTAGTAGTGGAGAGTGGAAGTAGATCCTCCAAGGAGGTGGCGAGCAAAAGAGACCATGTCGAACATTCTGTCTCTGGATACAGTAGTGGCATTGAGGTGGTGCACATGAAGCCAGTTGAGGCCTTTAGCTTTGCTCCTTTTAGAGAATGTTTTTCTGAGGTAATTACACATGACGAT ACCGCCAAGGCTCCAATTGGGAGATCTGATCATGAGCGCGGAGGAGAGCTACAGCTACGGGATCATCAGGTGGTGCAAGCCTCTGCAGCTTTCCACATGACAAGGCCTCCTCCTATGAATACCATCTCCGCCATTAATGCGCAGCTTTCCTCCTTGCAAGGCATTGCAGAAGACCCTTACCATATGCTTTTGCATGCCCAAAAGTCTCAG cagcaacaacaacaacaactaccGCAGAGACAACAGAAGGTGGATAGTAGATCTGCTTCTTGTTTGGAAGAAGTGGTTATGAGTTGCACCTCTGCCGGAAGTAAAGCA GAAGCATCAATTCCAGAGGCTCAAGAGACAGAATGGCAGTACCCATACTGCTGGCCACAAGACCAAGATCATCATCATGTCTAA
- the LOC122029003 gene encoding hexokinase-2-like, translating into MQLVNFIASDGDELHLEDGRQRELGFTFSFSVRQSSISAGVLSKRTKGFSIDETVNDSIGTLAGARYYDEDVIIAVILGTGTNAAYVESSNAMPKWHGIQPTSGEMGNFQSCHLPLTEYDRALDCESMNPGEQIFEKLISGIPNIINFKPKDLEGVEAPHEDTLEIHALKANYNMKRVFVAKSLVGVEVVALPEAATESVSDVEPEIDMRATTDTGPVARAVTGTEPVAGAAFDISPASDAKVPKSDSVIP; encoded by the exons ATGCAATTGGTTAACTTCATTGCATCTGATGGGGATGAATTACACCTCGAAGATGGAAGACAGAGAGAACTTGGTTTTACTTTCTCATTCTCAGTTAGACAATCTTCAATTTCAGCTGGTGTGCTGTCTAAACGGACCAAGGGTTTCTCAATCGATGAGACC GTAAACGACTCGATTGGGACTCTGGCTGGTGCAAGATACTACGATGAAGATGTTATTATTGCTGTCATACTCGGCACTGGAACTAATGCAGCATATGTAGAGAGTTCAAATGCAATGCCCAAGTGGCATGGCATCCAACCAACCTCAGGGGAGATG GGCAATTTCCAGTCATGCCATCTTCCTCTGACAGAGTATGACCGAGCATTGGATTGTGAAAGCATGAACCCTGGTGAACAG ATATTTGAGAAGTTGATTTCAGGGAT TCCTAACATAATCAACTTCAAGCCTAAAGATTTGGAAGGAGTAGAGGCTCCTCATGAAGACACCTTGGAAATCCACGCTCTCAAAGCCAACTATAATATGAAGAGGGTATTTGTAGCAAAG TCTTTGGTGGGGGTGGAGGTGGTAGCATTGCCAGAGGCTGCCACTGAGTCGGTGTCAGATGTTGAGCCAGAGATCGATATGAGGGCTACAACTGATACTGGACCGGTGGCTAGGGCAGTgactggtactgaaccagtggctgGGGCTGCATTTGATATTTCCCCTGCGTCAGATGCTAAGGTCCCGAAATCGGACTCTGTGATACCATAA
- the LOC122030045 gene encoding NAC domain-containing protein 75-like isoform X2: MNASPISSVSSSSLIDAKIEEHRVLSASKLCPGCGHKIDPRPDWFGLPAGVKFDPTDQELIGHLEAKVKAEELRSHPLIDEFIPTIEGEDGICYTHPEKLPGVTKDGLSKHFFHRPSKAYTTGTRKRRKIINLQSDQEEHLQSQRGSGETRWHKTGKTRPVMVSGRQRGCKKILVLYTNFGKNRKPEKTNWVMHQYHLGEAEEEKEGELVVSKIFYQTQPRQCNFLISERSCNANSSKVVVESGSRSSKEVASKRDHVEHSVSGYSSGIEVVHMKPVEAFSFAPFRECFSEVITHDDTAKAPIGRSDHERGGELQLRDHQVVQASAAFHMTRPPPMNTISAINAQLSSLQGIAEDPYHMLLHAQKSQQQQQQLPQRQQKVDSRSASCLEEVVMSCTSAGSKAEASIPEAQETEWQYPYCWPQDQDHHHV, encoded by the exons ATGAACGCAAGCCCCATAAGCTCAGTGAGCAGTTCCAGCCTCATCGACGCCAAGATCGAAGAGCATCGCGTACTGTCTGCATCCAAACTCTGCCCTGGCTGCGGCCACAAGATCGATCCAAGGCCG GACTGGTTTGGGCTACCTGCCGGAGTAAAGTTCGATCCGACAGATCAAGAATTGATAGGGCACCTGGAAGCGAAGGTTAAAGCAGAAGAACTAAGATCCCACCCTCTGATAGACGAGTTCATCCCCACAATTGAAGGCGAAGATGGCATCTGCTACACCCACCCTGAGAAGCTCCcag GGGTGACAAAGGATGGCCTGAGCAAGCACTTCTTCCACAGGCCCTCCAAGGCCTACACCACCGGCACGCGGAAGAGGCGGAAGATAATAAACCTGCAGAGTGATCAGGAGGAGCATCTCCAAAGCCAGAGAGGGTCAGGGGAGACCAGGTGGCACAAGACAGGCAAGACCAGGCCCGTGATGGTCAGCGGCAGGCAGAGAGGGTGCAAGAAGATCCTGGTTCTCTACACCAACTTCGGGAAGAACCGGAAGCCCGAGAAGACCAACTGGGTGATGCACCAGTACCACCTGGGGGAggcggaggaggagaaggaaggcgaGCTGGTGGTGTCCAAGATCTTTTACCAGACCCAGCCGAGGCAGTGCAACTTCTTGATTTCAGAGAGGAGTTGTAATGCAAACAGTAGTAAAGTAGTAGTGGAGAGTGGAAGTAGATCCTCCAAGGAGGTGGCGAGCAAAAGAGACCATGTCGAACATTCTGTCTCTGGATACAGTAGTGGCATTGAGGTGGTGCACATGAAGCCAGTTGAGGCCTTTAGCTTTGCTCCTTTTAGAGAATGTTTTTCTGAGGTAATTACACATGACGAT ACCGCCAAGGCTCCAATTGGGAGATCTGATCATGAGCGCGGAGGAGAGCTACAGCTACGGGATCATCAGGTGGTGCAAGCCTCTGCAGCTTTCCACATGACAAGGCCTCCTCCTATGAATACCATCTCCGCCATTAATGCGCAGCTTTCCTCCTTGCAAGGCATTGCAGAAGACCCTTACCATATGCTTTTGCATGCCCAAAAGTCTCAG caacaacaacaacaactaccGCAGAGACAACAGAAGGTGGATAGTAGATCTGCTTCTTGTTTGGAAGAAGTGGTTATGAGTTGCACCTCTGCCGGAAGTAAAGCA GAAGCATCAATTCCAGAGGCTCAAGAGACAGAATGGCAGTACCCATACTGCTGGCCACAAGACCAAGATCATCATCATGTCTAA